Part of the Mycolicibacterium thermoresistibile genome, CTCGGGGTCGAAGCTGAAGCAGTACGTCCACGCTTCGGTGTCGGTCCTCGCGCCCGGATACCGGTTCCAGTACCAGGTCCCGCCGACGTCGGATCCCGCCTCGAGGACACGTGCCCGAAGACCTCTGGAACGCGCTTCGATCAACATGCGCAGCCCGGCGAACCCGGCGCCGATGATCAGGACGTCGACTTCCGACGGTGACATGGGGGCTCCTATCCCTTACGGAAATCCCTCGGGAAATCCATCTGTTCCGCGACCGGCGGCCGGGCGCTCACGCCACTTCCGCCGACGGTTGTGACGCCCCTAACATACTCGAGAACTGACGCGCGTCGAATAAATTCGACACGCGTGCAGTTTCTTCGACGCATGACGAGACCGCGGCCGGCGCACGCCGGCGCCAGGAGGGATGACGAGGAAGATGATGACGAGGAAGATGACGCCCGGTCAGGCGTCGTAGAGCACGCGGCCCCAGACGAACGCGAGCACCCGCGGGAGGTCGGCGTCCGCCGGAGCTCCGCTGGTGATGGCGCGCATGTCCCGCTCCAGGGCCTTGACGTTCATGCCGACCAGCACCCGGGCGAGCGCCTCCGGGTCGGGCCCGTCGGGCGCCTCCCCCACCGCACGCTCATGGCGGATCCGGGCCGCGGATCCGTCCACGAAGCTGTCGATGTGGCCCTCGAACATCGCCCGGACCTCGGCATCCGTCGAGGCCGCGTCGAACATGGCGGCCATCAGCGGTGCATGCTGACGCCAGATGGCGACGACCCGTTCGAAGCTGTCGTAGACCTCCCGGCGGCGGGC contains:
- a CDS encoding TetR/AcrR family transcriptional regulator → MSKPRVRNRYSSGPTRGEQRRERLLQALEDLLASRPFAAIEVGDIARAAGLSRSAFYFYFPSKAAAVGAMLGDVFGEISDVLDKWTELGDSVAARRREVYDSFERVVAIWRQHAPLMAAMFDAASTDAEVRAMFEGHIDSFVDGSAARIRHERAVGEAPDGPDPEALARVLVGMNVKALERDMRAITSGAPADADLPRVLAFVWGRVLYDA